A genomic stretch from Cardiocondyla obscurior isolate alpha-2009 linkage group LG10, Cobs3.1, whole genome shotgun sequence includes:
- the LOC139106096 gene encoding E3 ubiquitin-protein ligase RNF25 isoform X1 — MQLVYFCCHLLVTDEIEALKAILLDNELNIKENDRGEPECIETILFPSTGEDSQSQYVCVTLIVRLPLGYPDVSPTISLRNPRGLDEDTVKLMQSDAEAKCKDFIGQPVMFELIELIREHLTRSNLPTDQCAVCLYGFREGDEFTKTECYHYFHSHCLAAHVAAAERYYREEQEKLPQWQQDTTNKFQAICPVCRESINCDVESLWSAPPPIDVEAATDFSVTTELRELQKHMAALYLRQQQRGGIIDLEAEGVKMLVRTEEDAAAAEEVSPPGTSLNTYSNTTTMQSVTQVHSKQSTHQSQNHHSQYQSRNQMQHNHGHNNHNHGHRHRGRGRAHYRRHFDKVRQTESTPR; from the exons GGTAACCGATGAAATTGAGGCACTTAAAGCAATTCTGTTGGATAATGAGCTGAACATTAAGGAAAATGATAG AGGAGAACCAGAATGTATTGAGACAATATTGTTTCCATCAACCGGTGAGGATTCTCAGTCGCAATATGTTTGTGTCACATTGATTGTACGATTACCCTTGGGTTATCCTGACGTTTCGCCGACTATCAGTCTCAGAAACCCAAGAGGTTTGGATGAAGATACAGTAAAGCTGATGCAATCTGATGCCGAAGCTAAATGCAAGGATTTCATAGGTCAACCGGTTATGTTTGAATTAATTGAA ttAATACGAGAGCACTTGACTAGAAGCAATCTTCCTACTGACCAGTGCGCCGTGTGCTTATATGGTTTTCGAGAGGGAGATGAATTCACGAAAACAGAGTGCTATCACTACTTTCACTCACATTGTTTGGCAGCACATGTCGCTGCTGCTGAAAGATATTATAGAGAAGAACAGGAGAAATTACCGCAGTGGCAACAAGACACTACAAACAAGTTCCAA GCTATCTGCCCGGTTTGCCGAGAATCCATCAACTGCGACGTTGAGAGTTTGTGGTCAGCGCCGCCTCCGATCGACGTTGAGGCTGCCACTGATTTTTCTGTCACTACCGAGTTGAGAGAACTGCAGAAGCACATGGCTGCTCTGTACTTACGACAGCAACAACGAGGCGGCATAATTGATTTAGAAGCCGAGGGTGTCAAGATGTTGGTGAGGACGGAAGAAGATGCCGCAGCCGCAGAAGAAGTCAGCCCACCTGGCACGAGTTTGAACACGTATTCAAATACTACCACCATGCAATCAGTTACTCAAGTG CACTCGAAACAATCGACGCACCAGTCGCAGAACCATCACTCGCAGTACCAATCGCGCAATCAGATGCAGCACAATCACGGCCACAACAATCACAATCATGGACACCGACATCGGGGTCGCGGTCGAGCCCATTACCGACGCCACTTTGACAAAGTTAGGCAGACGGAATCTACTCCCAGATGA
- the LOC139106096 gene encoding E3 ubiquitin-protein ligase RNF25 isoform X2: MSSTMVDERVTDEIEALKAILLDNELNIKENDRGEPECIETILFPSTGEDSQSQYVCVTLIVRLPLGYPDVSPTISLRNPRGLDEDTVKLMQSDAEAKCKDFIGQPVMFELIELIREHLTRSNLPTDQCAVCLYGFREGDEFTKTECYHYFHSHCLAAHVAAAERYYREEQEKLPQWQQDTTNKFQAICPVCRESINCDVESLWSAPPPIDVEAATDFSVTTELRELQKHMAALYLRQQQRGGIIDLEAEGVKMLVRTEEDAAAAEEVSPPGTSLNTYSNTTTMQSVTQVHSKQSTHQSQNHHSQYQSRNQMQHNHGHNNHNHGHRHRGRGRAHYRRHFDKVRQTESTPR; this comes from the exons GGTAACCGATGAAATTGAGGCACTTAAAGCAATTCTGTTGGATAATGAGCTGAACATTAAGGAAAATGATAG AGGAGAACCAGAATGTATTGAGACAATATTGTTTCCATCAACCGGTGAGGATTCTCAGTCGCAATATGTTTGTGTCACATTGATTGTACGATTACCCTTGGGTTATCCTGACGTTTCGCCGACTATCAGTCTCAGAAACCCAAGAGGTTTGGATGAAGATACAGTAAAGCTGATGCAATCTGATGCCGAAGCTAAATGCAAGGATTTCATAGGTCAACCGGTTATGTTTGAATTAATTGAA ttAATACGAGAGCACTTGACTAGAAGCAATCTTCCTACTGACCAGTGCGCCGTGTGCTTATATGGTTTTCGAGAGGGAGATGAATTCACGAAAACAGAGTGCTATCACTACTTTCACTCACATTGTTTGGCAGCACATGTCGCTGCTGCTGAAAGATATTATAGAGAAGAACAGGAGAAATTACCGCAGTGGCAACAAGACACTACAAACAAGTTCCAA GCTATCTGCCCGGTTTGCCGAGAATCCATCAACTGCGACGTTGAGAGTTTGTGGTCAGCGCCGCCTCCGATCGACGTTGAGGCTGCCACTGATTTTTCTGTCACTACCGAGTTGAGAGAACTGCAGAAGCACATGGCTGCTCTGTACTTACGACAGCAACAACGAGGCGGCATAATTGATTTAGAAGCCGAGGGTGTCAAGATGTTGGTGAGGACGGAAGAAGATGCCGCAGCCGCAGAAGAAGTCAGCCCACCTGGCACGAGTTTGAACACGTATTCAAATACTACCACCATGCAATCAGTTACTCAAGTG CACTCGAAACAATCGACGCACCAGTCGCAGAACCATCACTCGCAGTACCAATCGCGCAATCAGATGCAGCACAATCACGGCCACAACAATCACAATCATGGACACCGACATCGGGGTCGCGGTCGAGCCCATTACCGACGCCACTTTGACAAAGTTAGGCAGACGGAATCTACTCCCAGATGA
- the LOC139106094 gene encoding paramyosin: protein MDNLSDSFRGELDSVTSTDSLQLITDEFQLRHLSTPDVSNIELSKRVALLELENERLRVDLENARIDLNARIAANQGLKGKVTELFVEMQTVLRDKQKLQNTLTDTSNRLAAAEASAKWYQSQVHILVASKKSLQVEINTYQSILKQRQHAITDINASYKKLSIEYSELTHQYQKEKREMQSVMKNLQSHIKSINAAQDTLDGNSTGSPTDMSMVLDATEDELRNTKAELKTLEQRLLSNEMAKMSMENTLSKQRVLISTMEESMQKSEMERNETADLLRKAQFKTHKLKSENETLQTSLLASKREQNQVEDAISHLRLQLTKMIAQYKALKSKNMEYDEKLSTMQDLTDENKRLKTLSYKANSTLLKKLREEKAKIKSLEQKFYCKQINDQFTKNKTDHSVQKYQKEILSRRKDLQDQLQPETKVADESIDEGYGDNSSTNTSSSSLDLPSPSPVNSVLLNNAVNVLARSKGFGSSMQGELNVLRLKLEALRDQCDMLNQQKNHSSVNKMIPSRDST from the exons ATGGACAACCTCTCAGATTCGTTCCGAGGCGAGCTCGATTCCGTGACTTCGACGGACTCGCTGCAGCTGATCACCGACGAATTCCAGCTGCGACATTTGTCCACGCCCGACGTCTCCAATATCGAGCTATCGAAGCGCGTGGCTCTATTGGAGTTAGAGAACGAACGGCTGCGCGTCGATCTGGAGAACGCGCGGATCGACTTGAATGCCCGGATTGCTGCGAATCAAGGCCTCAAGGGCAAAGTAACCGAGCTTTTCGTGGAGATGCAAACGGTGCTGCGAGACAAGCAGAAACTACAGAACACGCTGACCGACACTAGCAACCGTCTAGCTGCCGCAGAGGCTTCTGCGAAGTGGTACCAGTCCCAGGTGCATATCTTAGTGGCAAGCAAGAAGAGCCTGCAGGTGGAAATAAACACTTATCAAAGTATACTGAAGCAGCGGCAGCATGCGATAACAGACATAAACGCCAGCTATAAGAAGTTAAGTATCGAGTACAGTGAGCTTACTCACCAATAtcagaaagaaaaacgagaaatgCAGAGTGTGATGAAAAACTTGCAGTCACACATTAAGTCTATCAATGCAGCACAGGATACACTGGATGGGAACTCGACTGGTAGTCCAACAGACATGTCTATGGTGTTGGACGCGACCGAAGACGAGCTGCGGAACACCAAAGCTGAGCTGAAGACATTGGAGCAACGCTTGCTGAGTAACGAGATGGCTAAGATGTCAATGGAGAACACGCTGAGCAAGCAGCGTGTTCTGATTTCAACCATGGAAGAAAGCATGCAGAAGTCTGAAATGGAAAGAAACGAAACTGCTGATTTGTTACGAAAGGCTCAGTTTAAGACACATAAACTGAAGTCCGAAAACGAGACGCTGCAAACGTCGTTGTTAGCGTCCAAACGGGAGCAAAATCAAGTAGAGGATGCAATATCCCATTTAAGACTGCAACTGACTAAGATGATAGCACAGTATAAAGCGCTGAAGTCCAAAAACATGGAATATGACGAGAAATTGAGCACTATGCAAGACCTTACAGATGAAAACAAACGTTTGAAGACTTTATCTTATAAAGCAAACAGCACTTTACTTAAAAAACTTAGGGAAGAGAAGGCTAAGATAAAGAGTCTGGAGCAGAAGTTCTACTGCAAGCAAATaaacgatcaatttacg aaaaataaaactgacCATTCCGTGCAAAAATACCAGAAAGAAATTCTGTCAAGAAGGAAG GATTTACAAGACCAGCTGCAACCAGAAACAAAAGTAGCCGATGAAAGTATTGATGAAGGATACGGCGACAACAGTAGTACTAACACTTCCTCGAGTTCGCTCGATCTGCCATCACCGTCTCCTGTAAATTCAGTATTACTAAACAACGCTGTTAATGTTCTCGCGCGAAGCAAAGGCTTCGGTTCGTCAATGCAAGGGGAGTTAAATGTACTTCGACTGAAACTGGAAGCACTCAGAGATCAATGCGACATGTTGAACCAACAAAAAAATCATTCCAGTGTCAATAAAATGATTCCGTCAAGAGATTCTACGTAG
- the LOC139106090 gene encoding uncharacterized protein isoform X1: MANRDPPVPSKLADDHSVETLAEVFRCFICMEKLRDAHLCPHCSKLCCYTCIRRWLTEQRSQCPHCRASLHLHELVNCRWVEEVTQQLDTLQAVCISNFRHDDSTRDRCTAHQEKLSVYCWTCRKCICHQCALWGGTHSGHTFKPLQDVYEQHVSQIKAEVGQLNRRLMELISLVQEVERNVESVRAAKDERVREIRNAIELMIARLDSQLKAKLLTLMGQKNSLTLETEQLEALLQEVEYQLHTCTRSELIVKSAELSRKIHQIRKKPMTSFVTAPVPADFHSEIVPGYDSATFAMQNFTQLQLKADPVYSSPLYVNGLCWRLKVYPDGNGVVRGNYLSVFLELSAGLPETSKYEYRVEMIHQGSRDTSKNIVREFASDFEIGECWGYNRFFRLDLLATEGYLNTELDTLILRFQVRPPTFYQRCRDQQWYISQLLTFQNQYITQINELKERLAIEISRNAMAATKATSGTAMCGAAANSSPLSMQQQQNVGDLTTSSSITRTIDKYFTANGTPVRSIPSTLPNNANSTISSDQLMSMCDLDELSMHTSTLSSKMPLKIHRTNSNLNVIETERSLSPHCVNDTSLTERQAAGIHLISSTSPYSSLNVLSQQPLNLLSSNSASDPLLSATSMVSNTHRVNDSSVAESEAAQRGTNNASPGECVQTANAGVRSSSSCYLSRALNLSSSSSSSSDSGELSEHDIYMDECEHNEPNVTLLDLTNDENDVDDETMSGENDVEVAESLSSWVPNKQRSKQQNNRNSITDTRRLREIMLLHLFEMQDKNSTWNSLCLEQSRSDGSCNSRSPLTNRRRRSSSPLHCNAPIQSTATAVYSHKHPELDTAACNDLNLSTDYNHRNCVFHHSQSLLALCGTKTKLNWLRNICQSKLSAMASNSQITKSEPATRSNSIDCENDIPKLPAANKISHDLESSRLRLDLIVPNVLLDSNKIMSKHLLSRRQSSPSSSTSMNLINDNSKMFEFDQLFENIQLSPDSQKDVTCGTKSRKNTLSDAKNNACTASGNSVALSLTQESTSSSTNTAVTENTIPSPNSYSWAPASYHGQKAVLDIAIQGSSNNSLNKTIDNYFVLCRSAEETTHSLP, translated from the exons ATGGCCAACCGGGATCCGCCGGTTCCCTCGAAACTCGCGGACGATCATAGCGTCGAG acACTAGCAGAAGTCTTCCGATGTTTTATTTGTATGGAAAAACTGAGAGATGCACACCTCTGTCCTCACTGCAGCAAATTATGTTGTTATACCTGTATTAGAAGATGGCTTACCGAGCAGCGTTCTCAGTGTCCTCATTGCCGAGCGTCTCTCCACTTGCATGAGCTAGTAAATTGTCGTTGGGTGGAAGAAGTGACCCAGCAGCTTGATACATTACAGGCTGTTTGTATTTCTAACTTTCGACATGATGATTCTACCAGAGACAg aTGCACAGCACatcaagaaaaattatcaGTGTACTGCTGGACCTGTCGCAAATGCATTTGTCATCAGTGTGCTCTATGGGGAGGCACCCACTCAGGACACACCTTCAAACCTTTACAAGATGTTTATGAGCAACATGTTTCTCAAATAAAAGCTGAAGTAGGTCAGTTAAATAGACGCCTCATGGAGTTGATCAGTCTTGTTCAAGAAGTG GAAAGAAACGTTGAATCAGTAAGAGCTGCAAAAGATGAAAGAGTTAGAGAGATTAGAAACGCGATAGAATTAATGATAGCTCGTTTGGATTCCCAGTTGAAAGCTAAACTGCTGACCCTGATGGGTCAAAAAAACTCGTTAACTTTGGAAACCGAGCAGTTGGAGGCTTTATTACAAGAAGTGGAATATCAGTTGCATACATGCACGCGCTCTGAATTGATTGTCAAAAGTGCTGAGCTTTCTCGTAAAATCCATCAAATTCGTAAAAAACCAATGACGAGTTTTGTAACTGCACCTGTTCCGGCAGATTTTCATAGTGAAATTGTGCCGGGTTATGACAGTGCAACATTTGCCATGCAGAACTTTACTCAGCTTCAATTAAAAGCTGATCCAGTATATTCTTCGCCGTTGTATGTGAATGGATTGTGTTGGCGATTGAAAGTATATCCAGATGGCAATGGAGTTGTACGCGGAAATTATTTGTCAGTATTCTTGGAACTCAGTGCTGGATTACCAGAAACTTCAAAGTATGAATACAGAGTTGAAATGATTCATCAGGGTTCACGTGatacaagtaaaaatatcGTCCGTGAATTTGCCTCCGATTTTGAGATCGGCGAATGTTGGGGATATAATAGATTCTTTCGATTAGATCTACTCGCGACAGAAGGGTACTTAAATACAGAATTGGATACCCTTATCTTGAGATTCCAAGTGCGACCACCAACATTTTATCAACGCTGTAGAGACCAGCAGTGGTATATTAGTCAACTATTGACATTTCAAAATCAGTATATTACtcaaattaatgaattaaaggAGAGACTAGCGATAGAAATTTCTCGTAATGCTATGGCAGCTACAAAAGCTACTAGTGGAACTGCAATGTGTGGAGCAGCTGCAAATTCGTCACCTTTATCTATGCAGCAACAACAGAATGTAGGCGATTTAACGACCAGTTCAAGTATTACACGAACAATTGACAAGTATTTCACTGCAAATGGCACACCAGTAAGATCAATACCCAGTACACTTCCTAACAATGCCAACTCGACAATATCAAGCGATCAACTGATGTCAATGTGCGACTTGGATGAACTTTCGATGCATACATCGACGTTATCCTCGAAAATGCCGTTGAAGATACACCGTACTAATAGCAATCTGAACGTTATCGAGACTGAGCGTTCTTTATCGCCACACTGTGTTAATGACACATCACTCACAGAACGCCAAGCTGCCGGGATTCACCTGATTTCTTCGACATCGCCTTATTCGTCGCTTAATGTACTTAGTCAGCAGCCGTTGAATTTATTGTCCAGCAATAGTGCAAGCGATCCTTTGCTGTCTGCAACATCGATGGTGAGTAATACACATCGAGTCAACGATTCAAGCGTTGCAGAAAGTGAAGCTGCACAACGTGGTACCAATAATGCCTCGCCCGGAGAGTGCGTTCAAACTGCCAACGCTGGTGTGCGTTCTTCGTCGTCATGCTACTTGTCTCGGGCGTTGAATCTCTCGTCCAGTAGCAGTAGCAGTAGCGATAGTGGC GAATTAAGTGAACACGATATTTATATGGATGAATGTGAGCACAATGAGCCCAATGTCACGCTTCTAGATTTGACGAATGACGAAAATGATGTAGATGATGAGACAATGTCAG GAGAAAATGACGTTGAAGTTGCCGAGTCTCTTTCATCCTGGGTTCCAAATAAGCAACGTTCAAAGCAGCAAAACAATAGGAATAGTATTACAGATACGCGCAg ATTGAGAGAAATAATGTTGCTGCATTTGTTTGAGATGCAGGATAAAAATTCAACGTGGAACTCTTTGTGTCTTGAACAATCGAGGTCAGACGGAAGCTGCAATTCTAGAAGTCCACTCACGAATCGACGACGTCGCAGCTCCAGTCCGTTGCACTGCAATGCTCCGATACAATCCACCGCGACGGCGGTATACTCTCACAAGCACCCCGAGCTTGACACTGCCGCCTgtaatgatttaaatttaagcaCTGATTACAACCATCGCAATTGCGTTTTTCACCATTCTCAGTCGTTATTGGCTCTTTGCGGTACCAAGACAAAATTGAATTGGTTACGGAATATTTGCCAGTCGAAGTTATCCGCGATGGCTTCTAACAGTCAAATCACCAAATCCGAACCTGCAACGCGGTCCAATTCGATAGACTGCGAAAACGATATCCCAAAGTTGCCGGCAGCTAATAAAATCAGCCACGATTTGGAATCGTCAAGATTGCGTCTGGATTTAATAGTGCCAAAtg tACTTCTAGACAGTAACAAAATTATGTCGAAGCATTTATTGTCTCGGCGCCAGTCGTCTCCGAGTTCGTCCACTAgcatgaatttaataaatgacaATAGCAAGATGTTCGAGTTTGACCAATTATTTGAGAATATTCAATTGTCGCCGGATTCTCAGAAAGATGTGACCTGCGGTACAAAATCAAG aaaaaatactttatcCGACGCAAAAAATAACGCTTGCACTGCCAGTGGAAATTCCGTTGCGCTCTCGTTGACGCAAGAGAGCACATCGTCGTCTACAAACACTGCTGTAACAGAAAATACTATTCCTAGTCCCAACAGTTATAGCTGGGCACCCGCATCGTATCacg GACAAAAAGCTGTTTTAGACATAGCGATACAAGGTTCTTCGAATAATTCTCTCAATAAGACTATCGATAA TTATTTTGTTTTGTGCAGGTCAGCAGAAGAAACCACACACAGTTTGCCGTAA
- the LOC139106090 gene encoding uncharacterized protein isoform X2, with translation MANRDPPVPSKLADDHSVETLAEVFRCFICMEKLRDAHLCPHCSKLCCYTCIRRWLTEQRSQCPHCRASLHLHELVNCRWVEEVTQQLDTLQAVCISNFRHDDSTRDRCTAHQEKLSVYCWTCRKCICHQCALWGGTHSGHTFKPLQDVYEQHVSQIKAEVGQLNRRLMELISLVQEVERNVESVRAAKDERVREIRNAIELMIARLDSQLKAKLLTLMGQKNSLTLETEQLEALLQEVEYQLHTCTRSELIVKSAELSRKIHQIRKKPMTSFVTAPVPADFHSEIVPGYDSATFAMQNFTQLQLKADPVYSSPLYVNGLCWRLKVYPDGNGVVRGNYLSVFLELSAGLPETSKYEYRVEMIHQGSRDTSKNIVREFASDFEIGECWGYNRFFRLDLLATEGYLNTELDTLILRFQVRPPTFYQRCRDQQWYISQLLTFQNQYITQINELKERLAIEISRNAMAATKATSGTAMCGAAANSSPLSMQQQQNVGDLTTSSSITRTIDKYFTANGTPVRSIPSTLPNNANSTISSDQLMSMCDLDELSMHTSTLSSKMPLKIHRTNSNLNVIETERSLSPHCVNDTSLTERQAAGIHLISSTSPYSSLNVLSQQPLNLLSSNSASDPLLSATSMVSNTHRVNDSSVAESEAAQRGTNNASPGECVQTANAGVRSSSSCYLSRALNLSSSSSSSSDSGELSEHDIYMDECEHNEPNVTLLDLTNDENDVDDETMSGENDVEVAESLSSWVPNKQRSKQQNNRNSITDTRRLREIMLLHLFEMQDKNSTWNSLCLEQSRSDGSCNSRSPLTNRRRRSSSPLHCNAPIQSTATAVYSHKHPELDTAACNDLNLSTDYNHRNCVFHHSQSLLALCGTKTKLNWLRNICQSKLSAMASNSQITKSEPATRSNSIDCENDIPKLPAANKISHDLESSRLRLDLIVPNVLLDSNKIMSKHLLSRRQSSPSSSTSMNLINDNSKMFEFDQLFENIQLSPDSQKDVTCGTKSRKNTLSDAKNNACTASGNSVALSLTQESTSSSTNTAVTENTIPSPNSYSWAPASYHGQKAVLDIAIQGSSNNSLNKTIDKSAEETTHSLP, from the exons ATGGCCAACCGGGATCCGCCGGTTCCCTCGAAACTCGCGGACGATCATAGCGTCGAG acACTAGCAGAAGTCTTCCGATGTTTTATTTGTATGGAAAAACTGAGAGATGCACACCTCTGTCCTCACTGCAGCAAATTATGTTGTTATACCTGTATTAGAAGATGGCTTACCGAGCAGCGTTCTCAGTGTCCTCATTGCCGAGCGTCTCTCCACTTGCATGAGCTAGTAAATTGTCGTTGGGTGGAAGAAGTGACCCAGCAGCTTGATACATTACAGGCTGTTTGTATTTCTAACTTTCGACATGATGATTCTACCAGAGACAg aTGCACAGCACatcaagaaaaattatcaGTGTACTGCTGGACCTGTCGCAAATGCATTTGTCATCAGTGTGCTCTATGGGGAGGCACCCACTCAGGACACACCTTCAAACCTTTACAAGATGTTTATGAGCAACATGTTTCTCAAATAAAAGCTGAAGTAGGTCAGTTAAATAGACGCCTCATGGAGTTGATCAGTCTTGTTCAAGAAGTG GAAAGAAACGTTGAATCAGTAAGAGCTGCAAAAGATGAAAGAGTTAGAGAGATTAGAAACGCGATAGAATTAATGATAGCTCGTTTGGATTCCCAGTTGAAAGCTAAACTGCTGACCCTGATGGGTCAAAAAAACTCGTTAACTTTGGAAACCGAGCAGTTGGAGGCTTTATTACAAGAAGTGGAATATCAGTTGCATACATGCACGCGCTCTGAATTGATTGTCAAAAGTGCTGAGCTTTCTCGTAAAATCCATCAAATTCGTAAAAAACCAATGACGAGTTTTGTAACTGCACCTGTTCCGGCAGATTTTCATAGTGAAATTGTGCCGGGTTATGACAGTGCAACATTTGCCATGCAGAACTTTACTCAGCTTCAATTAAAAGCTGATCCAGTATATTCTTCGCCGTTGTATGTGAATGGATTGTGTTGGCGATTGAAAGTATATCCAGATGGCAATGGAGTTGTACGCGGAAATTATTTGTCAGTATTCTTGGAACTCAGTGCTGGATTACCAGAAACTTCAAAGTATGAATACAGAGTTGAAATGATTCATCAGGGTTCACGTGatacaagtaaaaatatcGTCCGTGAATTTGCCTCCGATTTTGAGATCGGCGAATGTTGGGGATATAATAGATTCTTTCGATTAGATCTACTCGCGACAGAAGGGTACTTAAATACAGAATTGGATACCCTTATCTTGAGATTCCAAGTGCGACCACCAACATTTTATCAACGCTGTAGAGACCAGCAGTGGTATATTAGTCAACTATTGACATTTCAAAATCAGTATATTACtcaaattaatgaattaaaggAGAGACTAGCGATAGAAATTTCTCGTAATGCTATGGCAGCTACAAAAGCTACTAGTGGAACTGCAATGTGTGGAGCAGCTGCAAATTCGTCACCTTTATCTATGCAGCAACAACAGAATGTAGGCGATTTAACGACCAGTTCAAGTATTACACGAACAATTGACAAGTATTTCACTGCAAATGGCACACCAGTAAGATCAATACCCAGTACACTTCCTAACAATGCCAACTCGACAATATCAAGCGATCAACTGATGTCAATGTGCGACTTGGATGAACTTTCGATGCATACATCGACGTTATCCTCGAAAATGCCGTTGAAGATACACCGTACTAATAGCAATCTGAACGTTATCGAGACTGAGCGTTCTTTATCGCCACACTGTGTTAATGACACATCACTCACAGAACGCCAAGCTGCCGGGATTCACCTGATTTCTTCGACATCGCCTTATTCGTCGCTTAATGTACTTAGTCAGCAGCCGTTGAATTTATTGTCCAGCAATAGTGCAAGCGATCCTTTGCTGTCTGCAACATCGATGGTGAGTAATACACATCGAGTCAACGATTCAAGCGTTGCAGAAAGTGAAGCTGCACAACGTGGTACCAATAATGCCTCGCCCGGAGAGTGCGTTCAAACTGCCAACGCTGGTGTGCGTTCTTCGTCGTCATGCTACTTGTCTCGGGCGTTGAATCTCTCGTCCAGTAGCAGTAGCAGTAGCGATAGTGGC GAATTAAGTGAACACGATATTTATATGGATGAATGTGAGCACAATGAGCCCAATGTCACGCTTCTAGATTTGACGAATGACGAAAATGATGTAGATGATGAGACAATGTCAG GAGAAAATGACGTTGAAGTTGCCGAGTCTCTTTCATCCTGGGTTCCAAATAAGCAACGTTCAAAGCAGCAAAACAATAGGAATAGTATTACAGATACGCGCAg ATTGAGAGAAATAATGTTGCTGCATTTGTTTGAGATGCAGGATAAAAATTCAACGTGGAACTCTTTGTGTCTTGAACAATCGAGGTCAGACGGAAGCTGCAATTCTAGAAGTCCACTCACGAATCGACGACGTCGCAGCTCCAGTCCGTTGCACTGCAATGCTCCGATACAATCCACCGCGACGGCGGTATACTCTCACAAGCACCCCGAGCTTGACACTGCCGCCTgtaatgatttaaatttaagcaCTGATTACAACCATCGCAATTGCGTTTTTCACCATTCTCAGTCGTTATTGGCTCTTTGCGGTACCAAGACAAAATTGAATTGGTTACGGAATATTTGCCAGTCGAAGTTATCCGCGATGGCTTCTAACAGTCAAATCACCAAATCCGAACCTGCAACGCGGTCCAATTCGATAGACTGCGAAAACGATATCCCAAAGTTGCCGGCAGCTAATAAAATCAGCCACGATTTGGAATCGTCAAGATTGCGTCTGGATTTAATAGTGCCAAAtg tACTTCTAGACAGTAACAAAATTATGTCGAAGCATTTATTGTCTCGGCGCCAGTCGTCTCCGAGTTCGTCCACTAgcatgaatttaataaatgacaATAGCAAGATGTTCGAGTTTGACCAATTATTTGAGAATATTCAATTGTCGCCGGATTCTCAGAAAGATGTGACCTGCGGTACAAAATCAAG aaaaaatactttatcCGACGCAAAAAATAACGCTTGCACTGCCAGTGGAAATTCCGTTGCGCTCTCGTTGACGCAAGAGAGCACATCGTCGTCTACAAACACTGCTGTAACAGAAAATACTATTCCTAGTCCCAACAGTTATAGCTGGGCACCCGCATCGTATCacg GACAAAAAGCTGTTTTAGACATAGCGATACAAGGTTCTTCGAATAATTCTCTCAATAAGACTATCGATAA GTCAGCAGAAGAAACCACACACAGTTTGCCGTAA